The following coding sequences are from one Chlamydiota bacterium window:
- the xerC gene encoding tyrosine recombinase XerC has protein sequence MNESLERFFKYLSAERNASEHTLSNYRRDLNQFVKFLEKNAQTIQWKQVQHFDVRRFLGDLQKKNYARSSMIRKVAALKSFFKYLWREGHLSVNPMRFVASPMGKRSLPSFLAVDDMTRLLNVVQGSDWMALRDKAILEFLYGAGIRVSELTSLHLDDVDFGSELAKVRGKGKKERLVPIGKIGLQALKKYLVERGAIRSQALFVNRFYERLSSRSVERMVKKYVLSAGLLQHVTPHTLRHSCATHMLDRGADLRAVQEILGHQNLSTTQIYTHVTAERLKKVYDQAHPRA, from the coding sequence ATGAATGAATCACTCGAGCGCTTCTTCAAATATCTGTCGGCCGAGAGAAACGCCTCCGAGCACACCCTGTCCAACTACAGAAGAGATTTAAATCAATTCGTTAAGTTCTTGGAGAAGAATGCTCAAACGATTCAATGGAAGCAAGTGCAACATTTTGATGTTCGAAGATTCCTGGGCGATCTTCAAAAGAAAAATTATGCACGTTCTTCGATGATTCGAAAAGTGGCTGCTCTTAAAAGTTTTTTTAAATATCTGTGGAGGGAAGGGCATCTTTCCGTAAATCCTATGCGCTTTGTTGCTTCACCCATGGGGAAACGTTCTCTTCCCTCATTTTTAGCGGTGGACGATATGACTCGTCTACTGAATGTTGTTCAAGGTTCGGATTGGATGGCGCTTCGTGATAAAGCTATTTTAGAATTTCTCTATGGAGCAGGTATTCGGGTGAGTGAACTGACTTCCCTTCATTTGGATGATGTTGATTTTGGAAGTGAGTTGGCAAAGGTTCGTGGGAAAGGAAAAAAGGAAAGACTGGTTCCGATAGGAAAAATAGGACTTCAGGCCTTAAAAAAATATTTGGTGGAACGAGGGGCGATTCGTTCTCAGGCCCTTTTTGTAAATAGATTTTATGAACGGCTTTCGAGCCGAAGTGTTGAAAGAATGGTCAAAAAATATGTGCTTTCGGCCGGACTTCTTCAGCATGTCACTCCTCATACCCTTCGTCACAGTTGTGCCACGCATATGCTGGATCGTGGAGCAGATTTAAGAGCGGTACAGGAGATTTTAGGTCATCAAAATCTTTCCACCACTCAGATTTATACCCATGTGACGGCTGAAAGATTAAAGAAGGTCTATGATCAGGCGCATCCAAGGGCGTGA
- the topA gene encoding type I DNA topoisomerase, which produces MASRENKVKTEGALVIVESPAKAKTINKILGSHFQVKASMGHVRDLPTSKFGVDVEHGFIPQYRVLVARKKIVSELKTAADQCAEIFLAPDPDREGEAIAWHLSEILTDKSQKKIQRVSFNEITKSAVLEAFKHPREINMHRVDSQQARRILDRMVGYKISPLLWRKVGKGLSAGRVQSVAVRLVCDREEEIKSFISKEFWSIEALLKKNPQESVFEAKLDRIKGEKIEIPDSKKAHEIVADLESLKSTFFVANVESKDKTQKAYPPFITSQLQQAAANTLRFPVYKTMKIAQELYEGIELGDEESVGLITYMRTDSYHISQEAFNEAQAYVAGRFGKEYLPETPNVYKSKKGAQEAHEAIRPSFVQKEPDKIKGYLTGDQYKLYRLIWRRFLQSQMSPARLKVHTVEISVGLDPKNLDQLEKAPYLFKSSGSEVLFPGYLVLEEPKGEEEEDTDKEDKEKKEKEVILPSFAVGEKLILDQLKPNQHFTKPPPRYNEASLVKALEEREIGRPSTYAPIIQTILKRDYVIKDRAKLMPTELGFTVTKILTEHFPTIMDIEFTAKMEGDLDRVEEGEENGAHLLEEFYKPFIQTVEKASKNIPTVKQEPIPTDQVCEKCGSMMVIRTGRYGKFLACSGFPKCRNIKSIDTGIACTKPGCTGKIVKRRSKKGRTFFGCTRYPECDFTTWDLKQIQGPEKSSEETSSEGPQTPDQGPGTGDGIEGRL; this is translated from the coding sequence GTGGCAAGTCGTGAGAATAAGGTAAAAACTGAAGGGGCTCTGGTCATCGTAGAGTCTCCTGCTAAGGCCAAGACCATTAATAAAATTTTAGGAAGTCATTTTCAAGTCAAGGCCTCGATGGGGCATGTTCGGGATTTACCTACCAGTAAATTTGGCGTTGATGTTGAGCATGGTTTTATTCCTCAGTATCGAGTTTTGGTTGCTCGGAAAAAAATTGTGTCTGAATTGAAAACGGCTGCTGATCAATGTGCTGAGATTTTCCTAGCGCCTGATCCTGATCGGGAAGGGGAGGCCATTGCCTGGCATTTATCTGAAATTTTGACCGATAAATCACAGAAGAAAATCCAGCGGGTGAGTTTTAATGAAATTACAAAGAGTGCTGTTTTAGAGGCCTTTAAACATCCGAGGGAAATTAATATGCATCGGGTGGATTCCCAGCAAGCCCGTCGAATTTTGGATCGTATGGTTGGATATAAAATTAGTCCCCTCCTATGGAGAAAAGTGGGAAAGGGTCTTTCGGCTGGACGTGTTCAATCGGTTGCCGTTCGTTTGGTTTGTGATCGCGAAGAAGAAATTAAAAGTTTTATTTCTAAAGAATTTTGGTCCATCGAGGCGCTTCTAAAGAAAAACCCTCAAGAATCGGTTTTCGAAGCAAAACTCGATCGGATTAAGGGAGAAAAAATCGAGATCCCTGATTCTAAAAAAGCTCATGAGATTGTGGCGGATCTTGAATCTCTTAAAAGTACATTCTTTGTCGCAAATGTCGAAAGCAAGGATAAAACCCAAAAGGCCTATCCACCCTTTATCACCAGTCAATTACAGCAGGCCGCTGCTAATACTCTACGATTTCCAGTTTATAAGACCATGAAAATTGCTCAGGAACTTTATGAGGGAATTGAATTAGGCGATGAAGAGAGCGTCGGATTAATCACCTATATGAGAACCGATTCTTATCATATTTCTCAAGAGGCTTTTAATGAGGCCCAAGCGTATGTCGCGGGACGTTTCGGAAAGGAATATTTGCCGGAAACTCCCAATGTGTATAAAAGTAAGAAAGGGGCTCAAGAGGCCCATGAAGCGATTCGACCTTCCTTCGTTCAGAAAGAGCCTGACAAAATTAAAGGCTATCTTACAGGGGATCAATATAAACTCTATCGACTCATTTGGAGGCGTTTCCTACAAAGCCAAATGTCTCCGGCTCGTTTAAAGGTTCATACCGTAGAAATTTCAGTGGGATTAGACCCAAAAAATCTAGATCAGTTGGAAAAGGCCCCTTATCTTTTTAAATCTTCGGGCTCTGAAGTTCTTTTCCCAGGTTATCTGGTTTTGGAGGAACCGAAAGGGGAAGAGGAAGAAGATACGGACAAGGAGGATAAAGAAAAGAAAGAAAAAGAAGTCATTCTTCCAAGTTTTGCGGTGGGAGAAAAATTGATTTTGGATCAATTAAAACCTAATCAGCATTTTACAAAACCTCCTCCGCGTTACAATGAGGCAAGTTTGGTAAAGGCTTTAGAGGAGAGGGAAATTGGGCGTCCGAGTACCTATGCGCCGATTATTCAGACCATTTTAAAGCGGGATTATGTGATAAAGGATCGTGCAAAGTTAATGCCAACCGAGTTGGGCTTTACGGTGACGAAAATTTTAACCGAGCACTTCCCGACCATTATGGATATTGAATTTACTGCAAAAATGGAAGGGGATTTAGATCGAGTTGAAGAAGGAGAGGAAAATGGGGCTCATTTATTGGAAGAGTTTTATAAGCCCTTTATTCAAACAGTTGAAAAGGCCTCTAAAAATATTCCGACTGTGAAGCAAGAACCCATTCCAACGGATCAGGTCTGTGAAAAGTGCGGTTCAATGATGGTGATTCGTACCGGACGTTATGGGAAATTTCTGGCTTGTTCAGGTTTTCCAAAGTGCCGTAATATCAAGTCGATTGATACAGGGATTGCTTGTACGAAGCCCGGATGTACTGGAAAAATTGTTAAGAGGCGCTCTAAAAAGGGAAGAACCTTTTTTGGCTGCACCCGCTACCCGGAATGTGATTTTACGACTTGGGATCTTAAACAAATTCAAGGCCCTGAAAAATCCAGCGAAGAAACTTCTTCTGAGGGACCCCAGACCCCAGATCAGGGACCGGGGACCGGGGACGGAATAGAAGGGCGTCTTTAA
- the dprA gene encoding DNA-protecting protein DprA yields MTEKEALILLNMTPGVGPVSLRKVKAFFPNVVDVFGAKAETLSQNLELRLDIASRILEAPQKIDWKKELDFIFQEKIQVMSLWESDYPSLLSQIYDPPPLLYLKGKNPFKGVLSIALVGARSSTLYGNQTAYRLAFQLASYQFAVVSGLARGIDTHAHQGALAAKGVTVGVMGCGMRHFYPQENRFLSDSILERGCVVTEFPSEVPPLGANFPKRNRMISGLSLGVVVVEAARRSGSLITASLALEQGRSVFAVPGRIDIPSASGTLGLIKEGAKLVQSVEDILEELGIEITVEKDETLIEASLTEEEKSILRGLNSEPVSVDELARHVKFETSRLLSLLFGLELRHFVKQLPGKYYIKNSPQSTVHRLQK; encoded by the coding sequence ATGACTGAAAAAGAAGCCCTTATTTTACTCAACATGACTCCAGGAGTTGGGCCCGTCTCCCTTCGGAAAGTCAAAGCATTTTTCCCCAATGTTGTTGATGTTTTTGGTGCAAAGGCAGAAACATTGTCACAGAATCTCGAGCTTCGTTTAGACATCGCTTCTCGGATTTTGGAAGCCCCTCAAAAAATAGACTGGAAGAAAGAGTTAGATTTTATATTTCAAGAAAAGATTCAGGTGATGAGTCTTTGGGAGTCAGATTATCCATCCTTGTTGAGCCAAATTTATGATCCTCCACCGCTTCTTTATCTCAAAGGAAAGAATCCTTTCAAAGGTGTTTTATCGATTGCCTTGGTGGGAGCCCGCTCATCCACTCTCTATGGAAATCAAACGGCTTATCGCCTAGCGTTTCAACTTGCTTCTTATCAATTCGCAGTCGTGAGTGGATTGGCTCGCGGGATTGATACCCATGCCCATCAAGGGGCATTAGCAGCAAAAGGGGTCACAGTGGGGGTGATGGGGTGTGGTATGCGTCATTTTTACCCCCAGGAGAATCGATTTTTAAGTGATTCTATTCTTGAGCGGGGTTGTGTCGTCACTGAATTTCCTTCTGAAGTTCCTCCATTGGGAGCCAATTTTCCGAAACGAAATCGTATGATCAGTGGTTTATCTCTAGGGGTTGTTGTGGTTGAAGCGGCCAGGCGAAGTGGTTCTCTCATTACAGCGAGTCTTGCTCTGGAACAGGGCCGCTCTGTTTTTGCAGTTCCAGGAAGAATTGATATTCCTTCTGCCTCAGGAACCTTAGGATTAATTAAAGAGGGGGCAAAATTGGTTCAGAGTGTAGAAGATATTTTGGAAGAATTGGGAATAGAGATCACTGTAGAGAAGGATGAAACTCTTATAGAAGCTTCCTTGACTGAGGAAGAAAAAAGCATTTTAAGGGGTTTGAATTCTGAACCTGTCAGCGTGGATGAACTTGCTCGTCATGTAAAATTTGAAACTTCACGGCTTTTGTCTTTGCTCTTTGGCTTGGAATTAAGACATTTTGTGAAACAACTCCCTGGGAAATATTATATAAAAAACAGTCCACAGTCCACGGTCCATCGTCTACAGAAATAA
- a CDS encoding 3-dehydroquinate synthase has translation MEIVRVDLGHRSYEVMVGKDLLGRLDELVSHLGLGTSCALVTHEKLFGLFNEPLLLALKRKRIRVYPIFVPEGEISKTFEWAEKVYQVMLDSNLDRSSFMIALGGGVVGDLAGFVAGTYMRGIDVVQIPTTLLAQVDASIGGKTGVNLPAGKNLVGVFHQPRLVLADVSTLSSLSEEEFRSGLGEVVKYGVIQDVELFDFLEKNVRLIMDRDPEALQWMIHRSAKVKAYVVSEDEKESSLRAILNFGHTFGHALEASTGYSMYKHGQAVSIGMVCAAWMSKEKGVLREEEFDRLVHLLKLYGLPTSYKRPRARDVYPYLFSDKKKKKGVLTFVLMKKIGEVFPSKDVSPKLVKNALEKIHR, from the coding sequence GTGGAAATTGTAAGAGTAGACTTGGGGCATCGCAGTTATGAGGTCATGGTCGGGAAGGATTTATTAGGCCGTCTCGATGAGCTTGTTTCTCATTTAGGTCTTGGAACTTCGTGTGCTCTTGTCACTCATGAAAAATTATTTGGATTATTTAATGAGCCCCTTTTACTTGCTCTTAAGAGAAAACGGATCAGGGTTTATCCCATTTTTGTTCCTGAAGGCGAAATCTCTAAAACTTTTGAATGGGCTGAAAAGGTTTATCAGGTGATGTTGGATAGTAATCTGGATCGAAGTTCCTTTATGATTGCTTTGGGGGGAGGAGTCGTAGGAGATTTGGCTGGATTTGTGGCTGGAACTTACATGAGGGGAATTGATGTGGTTCAAATCCCGACTACGCTCTTGGCTCAGGTCGATGCCAGTATTGGAGGGAAAACTGGGGTCAATCTCCCTGCAGGGAAAAATTTGGTTGGCGTTTTTCATCAACCTCGTTTGGTTTTGGCCGATGTCAGTACTTTGTCTTCCTTGAGTGAAGAAGAGTTTCGTTCAGGATTGGGGGAAGTCGTCAAGTATGGAGTGATTCAAGATGTAGAGCTCTTTGATTTTTTGGAAAAAAATGTTCGGCTGATCATGGATCGTGACCCAGAGGCCTTACAATGGATGATTCATCGATCCGCCAAAGTGAAGGCCTATGTCGTGTCAGAGGACGAGAAAGAATCTTCTCTCAGAGCCATTCTCAATTTTGGTCATACCTTTGGCCATGCATTAGAAGCCTCAACAGGGTATTCCATGTATAAGCATGGTCAAGCTGTTTCGATTGGAATGGTTTGTGCTGCATGGATGTCAAAGGAAAAAGGGGTGCTGAGGGAAGAGGAATTTGATCGGCTGGTTCATCTTTTGAAATTGTATGGCCTTCCTACTTCTTACAAAAGACCTCGTGCCCGAGATGTCTATCCTTATCTTTTCTCTGACAAGAAAAAGAAAAAAGGGGTTTTAACCTTTGTTTTGATGAAAAAAATTGGCGAGGTTTTCCCGTCCAAAGATGTTTCACCGAAACTGGTTAAAAATGCGTTGGAAAAAATTCATAGATAA
- a CDS encoding shikimate kinase: MNIVLFGFMGTGKSAVAPVLARRLGLRWADMDALIEEREGSRIEEIFEKKGEPYFRERERELVKELISQEGWVVSTGGGAILDPKNIEDFEKWGLAICLNASIQTIFERTRHRQDRPLLRGSEPLKKIEDLWASRQPFYRRISNQIDTTHKSIHDIVETILEWAKEYNYKNPNIKNQKSK, translated from the coding sequence ATGAACATTGTCCTTTTTGGTTTCATGGGTACAGGAAAAAGTGCTGTGGCTCCCGTCCTTGCAAGGCGTCTTGGACTTCGCTGGGCGGATATGGATGCCTTAATTGAAGAGAGAGAAGGATCTCGGATTGAAGAGATCTTCGAGAAAAAAGGGGAGCCCTATTTCAGAGAGCGGGAACGAGAATTGGTAAAGGAATTAATTTCTCAAGAGGGATGGGTTGTTTCCACAGGAGGAGGGGCTATTTTAGATCCCAAAAATATCGAAGATTTTGAAAAATGGGGTTTAGCTATTTGCTTAAATGCAAGCATTCAGACGATTTTTGAACGGACCCGGCATCGTCAAGACCGTCCCCTTTTAAGAGGAAGTGAACCTCTCAAAAAAATTGAAGATCTTTGGGCTTCCCGTCAACCCTTTTATCGAAGAATTTCAAATCAGATTGATACCACGCATAAGTCAATTCATGATATTGTAGAGACCATTTTAGAATGGGCGAAGGAATATAACTATAAAAATCCAAACATCAAAAATCAAAAATCAAAATGA
- a CDS encoding prepilin peptidase, whose product MILILLFLGACIGSFLNVCIYRLPRERSIITPRSYCPRCSRTISWYDNIPIISYLNLSGRCRFCEEKISFRYPLVESISSLLTLWVWNESIQSNLTILEIVARLLLTYALIVVTVIDWDFYIIPDGITYLFLFLAVVLGLFFPSHLHAATRLDSLGKLALGIFAGAGSLWFIGWLGKIFMKKDAMGLGDVKLMGMVGAWLGWKAALCSIMLASIMGSIFGIAFIIFKKLKMESRIPFGPFLSMGVFIFMMWGDCILDWYMSFLNDFRV is encoded by the coding sequence ATGATTCTTATTCTTTTATTTTTGGGTGCGTGTATCGGAAGTTTTTTGAATGTGTGTATTTATCGCTTGCCGCGGGAGCGGTCCATTATAACGCCCCGGTCCTACTGTCCTCGCTGTTCCAGGACTATTTCGTGGTATGACAATATTCCCATTATCAGTTATTTAAATCTTTCAGGACGATGTCGATTTTGTGAAGAAAAAATTTCATTTCGTTATCCCTTGGTTGAATCCATCAGCTCCCTTTTAACACTTTGGGTCTGGAATGAATCGATTCAATCCAATCTCACCATTCTTGAAATTGTTGCAAGGCTTCTTCTGACTTATGCCTTGATTGTGGTGACAGTGATTGATTGGGATTTTTATATTATTCCAGATGGAATCACTTATCTTTTTTTATTTTTGGCTGTTGTGTTAGGGCTATTTTTTCCGTCTCATCTTCATGCCGCTACGCGCTTAGATTCTTTAGGAAAATTGGCTTTGGGGATCTTTGCAGGTGCAGGATCTTTATGGTTCATTGGCTGGCTTGGAAAGATTTTTATGAAGAAGGATGCGATGGGGCTAGGGGATGTGAAATTGATGGGTATGGTCGGTGCTTGGTTAGGATGGAAGGCTGCTCTTTGCTCAATCATGCTTGCTTCAATCATGGGATCTATTTTTGGAATCGCGTTTATTATTTTTAAAAAGCTAAAAATGGAGAGTCGGATTCCTTTTGGCCCTTTTCTTTCGATGGGCGTTTTTATTTTTATGATGTGGGGAGATTGTATTCTAGATTGGTATATGAGTTTTTTGAATGACTTTAGAGTTTAA
- a CDS encoding shikimate dehydrogenase — MMLQKKYICGIFGFPIRHTASPAMHHAAFQYLKMDGVYLAFQILPDDLKKAIEALRALHLNGVNVTIPYKEKVCHWLDELSPEAAQVGAVNTIKNEDGRLIGFNTDVQGFKKALEEGWGRSLKNARLLVIGAGGAARAVAVQGALSRVRSISILNRSEIRLKILIRHLKVHFPEIEVTGCVLGSTESRTEIGAADCVVNATSLGMAKDDPMPISPNWLDPRTYVYDLIYNPSETTWIREAIARGCRASGGMNMLLYQGALSFQIWTGRRAPIEVMRKALKNSLKFKV, encoded by the coding sequence ATGATGCTTCAAAAAAAATACATCTGTGGTATCTTTGGTTTTCCGATTCGTCACACGGCTTCTCCAGCCATGCATCATGCGGCCTTCCAGTATTTAAAAATGGATGGGGTTTATCTTGCTTTTCAAATTCTTCCTGATGATTTAAAAAAGGCGATTGAAGCTCTTCGTGCTCTTCATCTGAATGGCGTGAATGTCACTATTCCTTATAAGGAGAAGGTGTGTCATTGGCTTGATGAGCTCAGTCCCGAGGCGGCTCAGGTTGGGGCTGTGAATACCATTAAGAATGAGGATGGCAGGCTCATTGGCTTTAATACCGATGTCCAGGGCTTTAAAAAGGCGTTGGAGGAAGGGTGGGGGAGATCTCTTAAAAATGCTCGTTTATTGGTGATCGGAGCAGGGGGAGCCGCTCGAGCGGTGGCCGTTCAAGGAGCCCTATCGCGAGTTCGCTCGATCAGCATTCTGAACCGTAGTGAAATTCGTCTCAAAATTTTAATCCGGCATCTTAAAGTGCATTTTCCGGAAATTGAAGTGACCGGATGTGTTTTAGGAAGTACCGAAAGTCGTACTGAAATTGGAGCGGCTGATTGTGTTGTCAATGCCACGAGTTTAGGAATGGCGAAAGACGATCCCATGCCCATTTCTCCGAACTGGCTTGATCCCAGGACTTATGTTTATGATTTAATCTACAATCCATCTGAAACAACATGGATACGAGAGGCGATTGCTCGAGGTTGTCGAGCTTCAGGAGGAATGAATATGCTTCTGTATCAAGGGGCGTTGTCCTTTCAGATTTGGACGGGAAGACGGGCTCCGATAGAGGTAATGAGAAAGGCGTTAAAAAACAGTTTAAAGTTTAAGGTTTAA
- a CDS encoding 2-isopropylmalate synthase, with translation MNSKSVEKIIIFDTTLRDGEQCPGASLNLREKLEVAHQLAALNVDVIEGGFPIASPDDFEAVKAISLEVKGPRIAGLARCVDKDIEKVAQALEKASLSRIHVFLATSKIHMQYKLKKAEDEILKMAVEGVKKARKYVEDVEFSPEDASRTEPAFLAKVVEAVIEAGAKTVNIPDTVGYAFPEDFGKLIYYLRQNVRNMAQAVISVHCHNDLGLAVANSLMAIRNGARQIECTINGIGERAGNASLEEIVMTLKTRRDIFKDVETHVRTKEIIKTSRLVSNLTGMVVQPNKAIVGENAFAHESGIHQDGVLKERTTYEIMSPEDVGLSASNLVLGKHSGRHAFRERLKLLGFSLNQEEIDKLFEKFKVLADKKKTVYDEDLVALVEDELAQVPEIFQLEYLHIASGNTTVPTATVRLRKDQEVFEDAACGDGPVDASYNTIDRLTGIKGKLLDYSLRSITSGKDALGEVVVKVQIDSRTVTGKGTSTDILEASARAYLNAINRILFIKEKKDVKGV, from the coding sequence ATGAACAGTAAATCTGTAGAAAAAATTATTATCTTCGATACCACTTTGCGTGATGGTGAGCAATGTCCGGGCGCAAGTTTGAATCTGCGCGAGAAACTGGAAGTGGCTCATCAATTGGCCGCTCTTAATGTGGATGTCATTGAAGGGGGATTTCCCATTGCCTCTCCGGATGACTTTGAGGCGGTGAAGGCTATTTCTCTTGAGGTCAAAGGGCCCAGAATTGCTGGGCTCGCCCGCTGTGTGGATAAGGATATTGAAAAGGTAGCGCAGGCTTTGGAGAAGGCTTCTCTTTCCCGTATTCATGTTTTTTTGGCAACTTCTAAAATTCATATGCAGTATAAATTAAAAAAAGCAGAAGATGAAATTTTGAAAATGGCGGTAGAAGGGGTTAAAAAGGCAAGGAAGTATGTCGAGGATGTCGAATTTTCTCCAGAGGATGCTTCCAGGACAGAGCCTGCTTTTTTGGCCAAAGTGGTCGAGGCCGTCATTGAGGCGGGGGCAAAAACTGTCAATATTCCGGATACGGTAGGTTATGCCTTTCCAGAAGATTTTGGAAAATTGATTTATTATCTTCGACAAAATGTCAGAAATATGGCTCAAGCTGTGATCAGCGTTCATTGCCATAATGATTTGGGGTTGGCGGTTGCAAATTCCTTGATGGCGATTCGAAATGGGGCTCGCCAAATTGAGTGCACGATCAATGGAATTGGGGAACGTGCAGGAAATGCCTCACTTGAAGAAATTGTAATGACCCTCAAGACGCGAAGGGATATTTTTAAAGATGTAGAAACGCATGTCCGTACGAAAGAAATTATTAAGACCAGTCGCTTGGTGAGTAATTTAACAGGAATGGTTGTTCAACCCAATAAAGCCATTGTGGGCGAGAATGCGTTTGCCCATGAATCAGGGATTCATCAAGATGGGGTATTAAAAGAACGAACGACTTATGAAATTATGAGTCCTGAAGACGTAGGGCTTTCCGCCAGCAATTTGGTCTTGGGAAAACATTCAGGGCGTCATGCCTTTCGTGAAAGATTGAAATTGCTTGGATTTTCCTTGAATCAGGAAGAAATTGACAAGCTTTTTGAAAAATTTAAAGTTCTGGCCGATAAGAAAAAAACGGTTTATGACGAAGACTTGGTTGCCTTAGTGGAGGATGAATTGGCCCAAGTTCCTGAAATTTTTCAATTGGAATATCTTCATATTGCCAGTGGAAATACGACTGTTCCTACGGCTACGGTTCGCCTCAGGAAAGATCAGGAGGTTTTTGAAGATGCGGCCTGTGGAGATGGTCCGGTCGATGCAAGTTACAATACCATTGATCGACTTACTGGGATTAAAGGAAAACTATTGGACTATTCCTTAAGGTCCATCACAAGTGGGAAAGATGCCTTGGGAGAGGTCGTGGTCAAGGTTCAAATTGATTCCCGTACGGTGACAGGGAAGGGAACTTCGACCGACATTCTTGAGGCGAGCGCTCGAGCTTATTTAAATGCCATTAACCGGATTCTTTTTATTAAAGAGAAGAAGGATGTGAAGGGAGTCTAG
- the ilvC gene encoding ketol-acid reductoisomerase translates to MTKMYYDKDADLKYLKNKTVAVLGYGSQGHAHALNLKDSGVKVVVGLYQGSPSWKEAEKAGLEVLTSLEAAKKADCIMFLVSDMKAPEVYQKDVAPFLKPGKSIAFAHGFNIHFGQIVPPSDVDVFMIAPKGPGHLVRRTYTEGGGVPALLAIYQDSTGKAHEVALAYAKGIGAARSGVLETTFKEETETDLFGEQVVLCGGLTESIRAGFETLVNAGYQPEVAYFECLHEVKLIVDLIYEGGISNMRKSISETAKYGDITRGPRVVNAETRARMKEILTEIQTGEFAREWILENKANRPVYNAILKRDSEHSIEKVGEKLRKLMPWLGGKEIKRKLY, encoded by the coding sequence ATGACCAAGATGTATTACGACAAAGATGCAGATTTAAAATATTTGAAAAATAAAACCGTTGCTGTTTTAGGGTATGGAAGCCAGGGCCACGCCCATGCGCTTAATTTAAAGGATAGCGGCGTTAAGGTCGTGGTAGGCCTTTATCAGGGGAGTCCCTCATGGAAAGAGGCTGAGAAGGCCGGGCTTGAGGTTTTAACCTCTTTAGAGGCAGCAAAAAAAGCGGATTGCATCATGTTCTTAGTTTCAGACATGAAGGCGCCGGAGGTTTATCAAAAGGATGTGGCCCCTTTCCTTAAGCCGGGGAAGTCGATTGCTTTTGCGCATGGATTTAATATCCATTTTGGTCAGATTGTTCCACCCAGCGATGTGGATGTTTTTATGATTGCTCCGAAAGGGCCTGGTCACTTGGTTCGAAGGACGTATACTGAAGGAGGAGGTGTTCCTGCTCTTTTGGCGATTTATCAGGACTCTACGGGTAAGGCCCATGAAGTCGCTTTGGCCTATGCGAAAGGAATTGGAGCGGCTCGGTCTGGAGTGTTGGAGACGACGTTTAAAGAAGAAACAGAAACCGATTTATTTGGCGAGCAAGTGGTTCTTTGCGGTGGATTAACCGAATCGATTCGAGCGGGTTTTGAAACCTTGGTGAATGCGGGTTATCAGCCTGAAGTGGCTTATTTTGAATGCCTTCATGAGGTGAAGCTGATTGTTGATTTAATCTATGAGGGTGGAATTTCGAATATGAGAAAATCTATCAGTGAGACGGCCAAATACGGGGATATTACACGTGGCCCTCGTGTTGTGAATGCTGAGACGCGGGCTCGGATGAAAGAAATTTTAACCGAAATTCAAACGGGTGAATTTGCTCGGGAATGGATTTTAGAGAACAAGGCCAATCGCCCTGTTTACAATGCAATTTTAAAGAGGGATTCGGAACATTCTATTGAAAAAGTGGGTGAAAAGTTACGTAAGTTGATGCCATGGTTGGGTGGAAAAGAGATTAAGAGAAAGCTGTATTAA
- the ilvN gene encoding acetolactate synthase small subunit, whose product MKHTISVLVENKFGVLARVAGLFSGRGFNIDSLAVGETHDPTVSRMTIVVQGDDLVLEQVVKQLNKLIDVIKVIDMKGKERVERELVLIKVTASAKTRSEIMQMVDIFRAKIVDVAHESLTIEITGDESKIHGFFDLMKGFGIEEVARTGKVALLRE is encoded by the coding sequence ATGAAACATACGATTTCTGTTTTAGTTGAAAATAAGTTTGGAGTTTTGGCACGGGTGGCGGGACTTTTCAGTGGTCGGGGATTTAATATTGATAGTCTTGCTGTGGGAGAGACTCATGATCCTACTGTTTCAAGAATGACGATTGTTGTTCAAGGGGATGACCTCGTTTTGGAACAAGTGGTTAAGCAGCTCAATAAACTGATAGATGTTATTAAAGTTATTGATATGAAAGGTAAGGAAAGAGTTGAACGAGAATTGGTTTTGATCAAAGTGACTGCAAGCGCTAAAACGCGTTCTGAGATTATGCAGATGGTGGATATTTTTAGGGCCAAAATTGTCGATGTGGCTCATGAGTCTTTGACCATTGAAATTACAGGTGATGAATCTAAGATCCATGGTTTTTTTGATTTGATGAAAGGTTTTGGAATTGAAGAGGTTGCCAGAACAGGGAAAGTAGCACTTTTAAGAGAATGA